A region of the Pempheris klunzingeri isolate RE-2024b chromosome 21, fPemKlu1.hap1, whole genome shotgun sequence genome:
CAGTGGCCCACTGACCtacttgtttttaatgtttccctgctccagcacacctgCTTTaaatgatcagctcatcatTGAGCTCTACAGAAGCCTGATAACAACCCATCCATTGATAtcatgtgtgtttgaacagagcAGGGGTTTGGGAAGAGCTGTTCTTCATGATATTTAGTATGGATTGTTTGAATGAAGTCAGGTAATGTTAAGCATAATTCAGGGACTACTTCCTTAATCACTTCTATTTCACTGTCTTGTCTTTAAGATGCAAAAATGACTCACCAATTAGCTCAAATATTCTCCACCGTGTCTGGCAGAGGAGAATAAAAGCTAAATACAGtcaaatctgtgtgtgcaaaATTCGCTCAACCTCGCACAGACTAAATCTCACTCTTTAGGGAGGTCTCGCTCTCCATTTTAATCCTGAAATgcatttctctcctcctttttttgtctctcgCCGAGTAATGACAATTAATCAAGCATGAAATTGACAATCGCGAGACTGTTGCCGGTGAGAGGAATTCAAAGAAGCAGGGGCTGGCTTATTCTCACAGTGCACTGACtggagagaagtgtgtgtgtgcgagcacAGAGCAGGGTGCAGAGCCGCCTGCTGAACGAGTCATAAAAACGCTTCTCACTCAAACTTTCCTCTCATTGTGTTGTTATTTCACACCTGAGAGGTGGGCAGAGTGACACTCGGTTTCCTTgggaaggagagaaggtgtTTGATTGAGCTCCCACGACTAACAAGCCTGACTTTCCTCTTCATCTAACTGGTGATTCAGTGAGGTTCCTTATTACTGTgccatgaaacacacatttgataGCGGCCATGGCTAGCAGATGCCTTTTGTCCTGGCTCTGAAATGATGGGAATGCTTGAGTTAAATGCATGCTGGCTACATAAAAGAGTTGCTGAAGCCTTCAGTAGGTGGGAAGGATGCAGGGGAAAAAATCTTTGAACAGGTAACAAAAGCTTACCTCCTTCCTGCTATCAACAGACGAAACTGCGTTGTTTTCTTGCAACGAAGCCACCTGAAGGAAGTTTATCTCCCTTATTTTGAGCATTTTTCACGTCAGAATACACAAAAGGCTTTATTGTGTCTGGAGGAAGGGGGCAAGAGATGAGGTGTTATACATCACTGTTGAGCTCGATGAAGAGGCGGGAGAGAGGGGAGATAAGTGGAGTCCAGATATGGCAAAAGCAGTGGAGAAACCTACAGGGCTTGGTTTATTGAACAACATCTTGTTAGAATGAATGAGAAGCTCCGCCGACTGTGTTTGCCGCGTGCTACATCTTTACTTGACAGAAGCAGTATAATTGCAACAAATGAAGAAAACGCTAGAAGGTTGGATTACGCTAATGTGATCACGAGGATAATACACTTTTGAGTAATGAACTGCACCACATGAGAGTCTCTGCCTCGCAATTGAGTCAAATCTGATTCATCTGGCAGCATTTCCTGAGAAACAAAGCCAAGTTTAAATATGCCACATCATAATGAGCCCAACTGGGGAAGGTGGCCTGTTGCTAATTCAGGTGAAAGTCTCAGCTAAACCACAGTAATCAAAATATCAATACCCGGATGCAGGAGAGATTGGACTGTCATGTACAATAGACTGTGGCCAAGTGGAGGCTGGATTTGTTCACATGCTGCTCACTAGGGGGCAGACTGGGCTAACCATTACCCAGATTGCCCTGCTGCTGAGAGATGCAGATGTTTGGGTTGGGTCAGGAAAGTGTGTCTtcaataaaacagcagcagaatgcAGAGGAGGTTActaagctgctgtctgaactaAAGCAAGGATTTGTGCTTTACATACAAAATGCTGCCATgacatgaggacacacacacacacacacacacacacacacacacagaaatccacTTACACGATCACGCGCACCAGATGAGATGAAATGGCCTGATTCCATGTGAGGGAAGCGCTCAGTCCGACGTGCAGCAAACGGATTGAGTGATAAGGTGTGAAAAGCCCCCGAGGCTACACccgctcttcctctctcccgCTCGTCCTCTGCCCCCACCTTTCTTTTCCCTCCGATGTCCTCCACCCTGCCATCCATCCCCGactcccccaccctccccaacTTCCCTGCTCCCTCCCCCTGTTGAGTGAACACATCAGTGTGAGTCTGCACTACAGGTCTTTAGGCCAGGGGCTGTTGCACCCGTGGGGGGAATGTAtgcacggtgtgtgtgtgtgtgtgtgttgctcacACTGTAGGGAAGGGGTGGGGGATGCCGGGGAGACAGAGGGACCTGGTTCGTGGGCAGGTGCCGGGGGCCATTTGTATTTCTAAGTGAATCACACCTCAATCTTACTCAAACCCCCAGCCCAcccacactctcacactctctctctctctctctctctctctctctctctctcacacacacacatacacatttactgCATCTCCCCATTCTGCTTCAATAAACACAAAAGGTTACTGATACTCTGGGAACAATGTTTGCACTGTAATTGCAGCCCTCGAGTATTAATTTGCATAGCAAAGAAGAAGAGTACGTTTCAAAATATCGGTACGTCCATCTGGAAAATTGATGAATAATGAGAGGGTTAATCCTTTTTCATCACTCTGTTGAATACTTATTTCTGATTGCAGTCTGCTGCTGATGAATAACAAACTGATGACTAACATGACTGTGCAACTTATTGACCTAAATAGTAATATAGCAATTTGTTAATAAGTGGACATAGTTCAAAGGGGATTCATAAAAATAGATTGACAGACAGCTAGAAAACAGTGGACTTTATAAACATATAAAGGAATATAcgtatatttaatatataatggGAAATTACTTTCCTATTATGTTTAGCAAAGCTCACCTCATTTATGGCTCCTTGTTGCACCAAATTGTGCCAACTTGCCGACCTCTTTCTTGAAGGATCTTCATAATCTTTTTAAAGGCTCTCTTGGCACTCTGACTGCAATTTCTGGGCTTATGACCGTTTTCACTGTGGACGATTTTGACCCATCAGTGTAGGATAAGCATTTATAAGCAATCAAATTAATGAGGGCTGAATTCCATTtggctgctttagtttcagggttgaggtattgtgcatgctggctcactgtcacactcactTGAACAGAACGGAGCCACCATTACTGTTATTGATAACACCCGTGCTTTCCTTACTATGACAAAGTCAACACGTCTGCTGTGCCTAGTTTTATCGACATCTTTGGTCAAGAAGAAAGTAGTTGTTTTGATTCATTCGAAAACCTGAGCCTCACTGGGCTTGTTTATGTTGCTATACATGCAGTTCTATTATGCCACAAAATGTGATCATTCCTCCCCATGCTGTGGAAGGCATCATGCACATAGTGCAGGTCTCTGTGTCACTTTCTACAACTGGTGGACGgctcatttcaaatgaaactcTTCAAGTCAAGTTTAATATGTGGGGGGAATTGCTGAGGCTGTTGAAACTGTTCTTGTCCCAAAGACAAGCACCCTTCTGGATGACATGAAGAACCCTTGTGATGGCAGAGACCCACATTTTGTGAACACTTGTGAACCTTCATCACACATTACAGCATTATAATCtatgtgtgtgcctgagtgTTGTCAGTCTATCAGAGAGGGTGGATACTTGCACATGATAGAGAATAAGTGTCTTGTCAACGTGGGAATTTGATTGATGGCTGATCTGTCAAGCCCTGGACGCCTACTCAGCCATGTATGATGTCTTCATATTGTCATCATATGATATTACAGATTGATGTCTTTGCTGCCTCTCGGTGCGCTGTGAGGTACGATACATAAGAAACTATAAAATGTGGTTTTCAGCTTTGTTCCTAAGGATTTTGCTCCACCAGTGTGGCCTACATATAAGCTGCATTGAAAGCTACCATGAAAACGTGAAATAAGCCCTTGCATAAACTCTAGAAGGATTTTGCACTATTGTTCAGTTGGTGGTCAGTGCAGCGGTAAACACAGGGATAATAGTCCAGGGCCTATGTATGGGAGCCTCTTGTATGCCAGACTAAAATGTCAGACCGCATCCCTGAGAATCAGGCCAGGCTTAAAGCCCAGTGAATAATCCAGCCTTGGGTGTAATCAGCGTGAAAGAACAAGCCCAAACTCACCACTGAGCTCGACAGAATAGGCTGTTAAAAATACCCACTTCAGTTGTAtgacagaggaaaggagaaaaaaaaacatgcagggccGACTTTCCCCCATTTCAAAGTATCCTCAGAGAGCCAAACGTGAGACACCACAACAAACTTTCACATATCCGATCTTGTACGTTACGATGTTGCAGAGGAAGTGATGAAGGCGAGGAGAAGTTCACCTGCACGTGCTTAGTTGAAATCTTTCTACTTATACCAGGCAAGGACGTAATAATGCAGCTACTTCAACGAGTTCTAATATCATAATGATTAAGGTGTGAATCATTCATGTGCAGGAAGTAGATGTAACCCAGCCACATGAGAACAGATGTGCTGCTGGAGTGTTACCAGGATATGATAATCGCACAAAGCAGGCACAAAGCAGGCATGTCATACACAATAAACCAGATTGTGTTGCGGGGAGGCCAAATGTCAAAATGGAAACTGCAGATGGGAGTTTCACATTTTTGCTGGAATCAGAAATAGTCTCAGTCATTGGGTTAAACCTCAGCCAGCTAAAGAATTACAACTTGTCAAAGAACTACAGATTTTCTGGGTAAACTGTGTTCCTGAGCCTCTGATTGATAGAAAAAGTTCACAAAGTTTCTATTTTAACTTCATGTCCACACCAGCTTTGTGCCAGGACTGTCAAAACAGCTTCACTAGAAGCAGGGGTCAATTCTACATTATGGGAAGGCATCTGTAATTGCTATGAGAATGACACCTTCCACCTCTTCTATAAGAGAATATTCCTTAGAAATTGAATTGTATGGATCTGCTGCATGAACCGGTGTTCACTTTTCAAACTGGCTACTaactttctctctttgtaaGCACAGCCATTCaacattaaaacacttttttagggacatacataaatgtttgtgtgaagaTACTGAAATGCAACAAGTAGCACCACACTAGACAAAATAAACTAGAAAACCATGAGCTGTTCCCCGGGAAAAATCTATGTAGTTGGTGCAACAGGTAAAACTTTTTATTGCTATTGTATATAAATCTATATAAAGTATTCTATGGTTCCATGGCCACACACTAACCCAACATCTGCACCCTTAGTTTCTGCCTTGCTGCACATATGACACACTAACATTGGCACTGGATATAAATCAGAATTGTccaatatacatacatataaatacattcTTTACATAACTAAACTCCAACATGCAATGAAAAGCCCAGTGAACTCACATCTCCATGGAAGCTGTATCTTCCTCTCACAATGGATCTGTAGAGCCGCGTGCGACTGTCATCCTCAAATGGCATGGATCCACTTAGCACAATGTAGGTGATCACCCCCAGGGCCCACATGTCCACTCCACAGGAATATTGTCTCCTCAGCAGTACCTCGGGGGCCATGTACTCAGGAGTTCCACAGGTGGTTCTGAGGGACCAAGTCCCGTCTGCTCCGGTATGATCTCCCCTGTCGCTTCTCTCAGGGCCAGAAACCTCAGACCCTGTGCTGCCGGTGCTGGCCAGTCCAAAGTCAGTCACCAGCAGCCTGGAGTCGGCCCCAGGGTGGTAATATAGAATATTCTCAGGCTTCAAGTCTCTGTGGGTGATACCCAGATTGTGCAGGTACCCCACCCCAGCCAGCACCATCCGGAGGGCCTGGGTAGCGTCCCGCTCTGTGAAGTGGCCCCTGCTGACGACACGGTCCAGCAGCTCCCCACCTGTGGCCAGTTCCAGCACCATGTAAACCCGCTGTGGAAACTGAAACACCTCGATCAGCTGAATCACATTAGAGTGGCTCACCCTCTGCAGCACCGCCAGCTCTGAGGAGCACACCTCACGGCCCTCTGGGGCCTCCACTTCCATCATTTTTATAGCAAAGGGCTGGCGAGTCGCCCTGTGCTCCACGCGCACAACGCGGCTGAAGCTCCCTCGGCCGATCAGTGCCTTGATGTCGTATCTGACAGGGCAGACGGAGAATGATGACTCATTACAGCATAACTAACTCATGGTACACTGTTGCAAAGCACTCAACGTCTCTCACTGCAGATGCTGCCGTGATGTATGGCAACATATCTGCATGTTGTATAGCCTCCTGCAGCAGTGTGGACCAGGCAAAttcacatatacatacatatttgcAATTACTTTGATTTAGATCCCAGATGGACAAGGCAATACTTCATATAAGTGATACTGATCAGATGTAGAGAAAGATATGCGCCTTCCTTAAAGACGTTCATTTCCTTGCTTTAATAGATTCTACGCTTCCATCTGACAAGAACAGGAAGGCAGTCTTCAGGTGTTACAAGGCTTTGTCCTCTCAAATGAATGTCTTCTGTTACTGCTAGTACATTGTTTTGCATGAAGGTTAGTGGCAGGCTGGGCAGACTGAGAAAGCTGGTGACTTGAGGAGGCTCCTGTGATCAATGTGAATGCCCTTAAATAGTCATTTCACCTTGTGCTGAACTGCAAATcatctattttttaaatacatgttCAAAACTGGTTACTAACAGGACTGAGTTAACATGACGTGTTCACAAATTCAGCCTCTGTCTTTCAGCAAGTCTTTTTTCACAGTAAGCTACTTGAAATTTAAAAGACAAACGCAGTTACTAGCAGTTCAAGTATCATTAGACCTGTTTTTGTCCCCAAATATTCACAGTGATGTTGGAACAAAATGCAATTTACACACAGTTTAACTATAAAAACAAGCTATCTTATACTGTGATACTGGATTTAAGAACAATTGAGTGTCAAAAAGTAGCTAgacttttatttgaaatgatcacagcttttttcccctttaaaatgcatttcaacactatatattagtatattttgtgtgtgaatccacactattattatcatttaccTTGCTGTCACACGTGGATCAAACTTGTCCGTGTACTTGGCAAATTTGTCCTGGCGTCGTCCATCTCTGAGTGTCTGCTGGTGGCTGCTTGATGCTGGTTGAAGAGTCTTAACGTTGGTGGAAAACCATGGACCTCTTTGCTTCTCCGTGCACTTCTGtggctcatcatcatcatgtgctTTACCAAAGGCTACGAGTGATTGCACTACACTTACATAACCCTTCTTGGACGCCTCAGGCAGCACCTTACTGTTCCCACAGCCCATCACTCAGAGGCAACAAGCCATCGCCACAGAGGGAACGGAAAAGAACTGCATTTGCTGTAAAGTGAAAGTAGCCTGGAAATATGACCGCAAGCCTACATTGCAGCAGCTTGTTTCTGCCAAGGCGTTTTAGGCAGGTGTTGCTTGATGTATGTTAACAGCAGGCTCCACCTACCAAGCACATCGGAGGCCAGCAGGTGTGCGAATGAACCCTCTCACTCACTTACGTGGTAAAAGTGTCAGGTAAACAGAAACTGTTTGAAGCTATTGTGTCTCCTCTTACAGTAGAGTACCACAATGATCGGCCTGAAGAAGTGCATTGTGGAAGGAGGAACCcaagctctgctctgctctg
Encoded here:
- the LOC139221437 gene encoding serine/threonine-protein kinase H1-like, whose translation is MGCGNSKVLPEASKKGYVSVVQSLVAFGKAHDDDEPQKCTEKQRGPWFSTNVKTLQPASSSHQQTLRDGRRQDKFAKYTDKFDPRVTARYDIKALIGRGSFSRVVRVEHRATRQPFAIKMMEVEAPEGREVCSSELAVLQRVSHSNVIQLIEVFQFPQRVYMVLELATGGELLDRVVSRGHFTERDATQALRMVLAGVGYLHNLGITHRDLKPENILYYHPGADSRLLVTDFGLASTGSTGSEVSGPERSDRGDHTGADGTWSLRTTCGTPEYMAPEVLLRRQYSCGVDMWALGVITYIVLSGSMPFEDDSRTRLYRSIVRGRYSFHGDPWPSVSDLAKDFIQRLLLLDPTTRLTANHAIHHPWVITMAASSSMRNLHRSISQNLRQRTSRSSSRCPSSTASSGDSNKCEPGKANVSGERPRAAARQGIWTHSASESHITSSQRAPVPISPSS